GCAAGCGGGCAGAAGTAAACAGTTCGATCGACATTTTCGTCCTCGGTCAAAAACTGAGGTCCAAGGGCTATACCGTCGATGTTCACAGGAAGGTTGACTGTTGTTCCATTGAGACGGAATAAAGCGGCTTCTGGCACTGATGTCATTGACTTTTTGTCACGTAACTTCCATGATTTTTTGTCGCTAAGTCGAAACACTATAATGCCTGGATCGACAGCACTGTTGTCAGTAATATAAGCGTAATCACCATCACGATTATCCACTACGAGGTCATTGAGATACGTTGTGCTAGGATTTACTGTGTCCTGGGATAACGGTATCCGCTCTATTTTATTCTCGCCTGactttaaatcaattaatacgATCGATGGCGGGCACTTCGTACTAGGGTTTTGAGTCAAAGTACCAACGCGACCATTATCTAAAATCCACATTATCCCGTTTCGATCAATCTCAACATTTTGCACAAATTGTAGAGCATCACAATTACCGATATTGTTATCGCTCCAACTAGGAAATGGTTTCAATTTCGGGGCCGTGGTATCATTTTGATATGCAGGAATATAGGCGAGGGTGGCCGGTACTCCGTCTAACATACGTGGaagagttaaaaatatattgtctcCATAGAAATTTATTCCCGAAATCAACACATTTTGAGGAATGTATCGACTCGTGTTTAGATAGGTTTCGCGATCAGTTTGCGATTCCCATTCGAAATCAATTGTGCGCCACTCATAGATAACTCGAAACTGTTCCCTATGTGGGACCGACGTACGAGGCGTTTGCTGCGCGGCCGCGGCAGCGACGACGGCGATGAGCACTAGTAGCTTCATGTTCGCTTGGGGTCCGACTCGAAGGCGTGCAGCGCGGGCGGCGCGAACGATGCGACTGACGCTCGAGCACCTCGCCGTGCGTGACTCGCGGACTCTGCTTACCGGCCCTGCGTGTGTCACCACAATACGTCATTGTTATTGACAAGTTGCGATTAATAGATTCCTCCACCTTGAAATAAGATTAATctgaattcattaaaatttgtcGTGTATTTGTACTGTAAGTAATAATGAATACGTACCGGAAAGGGTGCATCAAGGTCACTCGTCTCACCCCTGCTAGACGGAGGGTCCGCCAGTCTCGCCGTTTATGTATAACTCGTACAGTGAATCGATTTAAGTGGTAGTTGAGTAAAACATTTGGACATGTTTAACTGTTTCTAAAATTGCACTTAATGTGAatctgatttatataattttgtaatgaaaagaaaataactactgatttatgatattaatataataattatttatattcttaatgataaaattgttttattttaagctcGCAGTATTGTTTGATCAGAaggaaaaaagtatataatactaattttcgCCCGCAGCTTTGCCCACGTTTAATTAGATAGATTATGTatagttattttgttaaaatataatataattgatggttaataaaattatattttttgaatactgaaattaattactatatgtTATATGATACCTATaagacataaattaattattgactaTTAGTAGCTAACttgtgattttaataaaaaacttgaaGATAGGTATTAAACTTTAATCCTTAAAGGAAAgcgtatagatatattataatatgactaAACCTAAGAGAGCAATGAGTCCATACTACTGCGGTCTATCGTTTAAAGTCAGAACGGGTTTATTTCCGTGAGTCACCGTAACAAATGATCTTTGTAACATCACATtacctataattaattaattgtttcaaaatgtttttattctaaacaaatatatactacaAGTACATTAAATAGGTGATACGATacatttagattataa
This genomic stretch from Vanessa tameamea isolate UH-Manoa-2023 chromosome 9, ilVanTame1 primary haplotype, whole genome shotgun sequence harbors:
- the LOC113394964 gene encoding protein yellow-like, translating into MKLLVLIAVVAAAAAQQTPRTSVPHREQFRVIYEWRTIDFEWESQTDRETYLNTSRYIPQNVLISGINFYGDNIFLTLPRMLDGVPATLAYIPAYQNDTTAPKLKPFPSWSDNNIGNCDALQFVQNVEIDRNGIMWILDNGRVGTLTQNPSTKCPPSIVLIDLKSGENKIERIPLSQDTVNPSTTYLNDLVVDNRDGDYAYITDNSAVDPGIIVFRLSDKKSWKLRDKKSMTSVPEAALFRLNGTTVNLPVNIDGIALGPQFLTEDENVDRTVYFCPLASFHLYAINASVLRNESLATKNDGALRPYIVDLGTKASQTDGMKMDSTGVLFFGLIGSSTIAEWNTTVDFSAGQRTIARDPNYIQWIDRFTFDDRGNVYVIINRLYNFVKNQVSVEEVNYRILRSYTGLKSYIHSEDLKPPSPPQNAAATKTIAASMLVFALALLFA